From Hirundo rustica isolate bHirRus1 chromosome 1, bHirRus1.pri.v3, whole genome shotgun sequence, a single genomic window includes:
- the CHST9 gene encoding carbohydrate sulfotransferase 9 isoform X1 has product MNLRQVFVSVLLFGVAGLLLFMYLQAWIEEQHTESGEKLQEETINQDFTLQPLGMPRKAEWRRSAPVNLSNHEMAVSSSRHWRGRADPFSVVAASSGSRLPEQQKASESPLSWFRGVYLPPALHPLNKTFVKGGEWQDIDSTQEKRRAFLQDFCRKYNSRKKLQTHLVHLVSRIYVEDRHKVLYCEVPKAGCSNWKRVLMVLSGLAASANNISHDDVHYGKHLRKLDSYDLKGIYTRLNMYTKFIFVRDPMERLVSAFRDKFEHPNSYYHPVFGKAIIKKYRHNADEEALKTGSGVKFKEFIQYLLDSHRPVGMDIHWEQVSKLCYPCLINYDFIGKFETLEEDANYFLQLVGAPPGLKFPKFKDRHSSDERTSTEVVRQYLKELSKEERQLTYDFYYLDYLMFNYTSPLV; this is encoded by the exons agTCTGGAGAAAAACTGCAAGAAGAGACAATTAATCAG GATTTCACTCTCCAGCCTCTGGGGATGCCAAGGAAAGCAGAGTGGAGGAGAAGCGCCCCTGTGAACCTCAGTAACCACGAGATGGCTGTCTCAAGCAGCAGGCACTGGCGGGGCAGGGCTGACCCTTTCAGTGTGGTAGCTGCCTCCTCGGGGAGCCgactgcctgagcagcagaaggcCAGCGAGTCCCCTCTCAGCTGGTTCCGAGGGGTGTATTTacctcctgctctgcacccATTAAACAAGACGTTTGTCAAGGGTGGTGAGTGGCAGGACATAGACAGCACCCAGGAAAAGCGCAGGGCCTTCCTGCAGGACTTCTGTAGGAAATACAACAGCAGAAAGAAGCTGCAAACCCACCTGGTGCACCTGGTGTCAAGAATTTACGTGGAGGACAGGCACAAGGTTCTGTACTGCGAAGTGCCGAAAGCAGGCTGCTCCAACTGGAAGAGGGTCCTCATGGTGCTCAGTGGGCTCGCTGCTTCAGCAAACAACATCTCCCATGATGATGTGCACTATGGAAAGCATCTAAGGAAACTGGACAGTTACGACCTAAAGGGGATCTACACACGTTTGAACATGTACACCAAGTTTATATTTGTACGTGATCCTATGGAAAGACTGGTATCTGCCTTCAGGGATAAGTTTGAACATCCAAACAGCTATTACCATCCGGTATTTGGGAAGGCAATAATTAAAAAGTACAGACATAATGCAGATGAAGAAGCATTGAAAACAGGATCGGGAGTTAAGTTCAAGGAGTTTATCCAATATTTGTTAGATTCCCACCGACCAGTAGGAATGGACATTCACTGGGAGCAAGTCAGTAAGCTCTGCTATCCCTGCCTCATCAACTATGATTTTATAGGAAAGTTTGAAACCCTGGAAGAAGATGCCAATTACTTTCTGCAGCTGGTAGGCGCTCCACCGGGTCTGAAGTTCCCTAAATTCAAAGACAGACATTCCTCTGATGAGAGAACAAGTACAGAAGTAGTGAGGCAATATTTAAAGGAATTGTCTAAGGAGGAGAGACAGCTGACCTATGACTTCTATTACTTGGATTACTTAATGTTCAATTATACATCACCACTTGTATAG
- the CHST9 gene encoding carbohydrate sulfotransferase 9 isoform X2, which translates to MPRKAEWRRSAPVNLSNHEMAVSSSRHWRGRADPFSVVAASSGSRLPEQQKASESPLSWFRGVYLPPALHPLNKTFVKGGEWQDIDSTQEKRRAFLQDFCRKYNSRKKLQTHLVHLVSRIYVEDRHKVLYCEVPKAGCSNWKRVLMVLSGLAASANNISHDDVHYGKHLRKLDSYDLKGIYTRLNMYTKFIFVRDPMERLVSAFRDKFEHPNSYYHPVFGKAIIKKYRHNADEEALKTGSGVKFKEFIQYLLDSHRPVGMDIHWEQVSKLCYPCLINYDFIGKFETLEEDANYFLQLVGAPPGLKFPKFKDRHSSDERTSTEVVRQYLKELSKEERQLTYDFYYLDYLMFNYTSPLV; encoded by the coding sequence ATGCCAAGGAAAGCAGAGTGGAGGAGAAGCGCCCCTGTGAACCTCAGTAACCACGAGATGGCTGTCTCAAGCAGCAGGCACTGGCGGGGCAGGGCTGACCCTTTCAGTGTGGTAGCTGCCTCCTCGGGGAGCCgactgcctgagcagcagaaggcCAGCGAGTCCCCTCTCAGCTGGTTCCGAGGGGTGTATTTacctcctgctctgcacccATTAAACAAGACGTTTGTCAAGGGTGGTGAGTGGCAGGACATAGACAGCACCCAGGAAAAGCGCAGGGCCTTCCTGCAGGACTTCTGTAGGAAATACAACAGCAGAAAGAAGCTGCAAACCCACCTGGTGCACCTGGTGTCAAGAATTTACGTGGAGGACAGGCACAAGGTTCTGTACTGCGAAGTGCCGAAAGCAGGCTGCTCCAACTGGAAGAGGGTCCTCATGGTGCTCAGTGGGCTCGCTGCTTCAGCAAACAACATCTCCCATGATGATGTGCACTATGGAAAGCATCTAAGGAAACTGGACAGTTACGACCTAAAGGGGATCTACACACGTTTGAACATGTACACCAAGTTTATATTTGTACGTGATCCTATGGAAAGACTGGTATCTGCCTTCAGGGATAAGTTTGAACATCCAAACAGCTATTACCATCCGGTATTTGGGAAGGCAATAATTAAAAAGTACAGACATAATGCAGATGAAGAAGCATTGAAAACAGGATCGGGAGTTAAGTTCAAGGAGTTTATCCAATATTTGTTAGATTCCCACCGACCAGTAGGAATGGACATTCACTGGGAGCAAGTCAGTAAGCTCTGCTATCCCTGCCTCATCAACTATGATTTTATAGGAAAGTTTGAAACCCTGGAAGAAGATGCCAATTACTTTCTGCAGCTGGTAGGCGCTCCACCGGGTCTGAAGTTCCCTAAATTCAAAGACAGACATTCCTCTGATGAGAGAACAAGTACAGAAGTAGTGAGGCAATATTTAAAGGAATTGTCTAAGGAGGAGAGACAGCTGACCTATGACTTCTATTACTTGGATTACTTAATGTTCAATTATACATCACCACTTGTATAG